One genomic region from Gossypium hirsutum isolate 1008001.06 chromosome D13, Gossypium_hirsutum_v2.1, whole genome shotgun sequence encodes:
- the LOC107918854 gene encoding aspartic proteinase CDR1 — translation MMHNPHFLVLTAIFSSPVVQPVMGAKGFSVELIHRDSPISPFYNASLTSSQILRKNALHSMDRLKHFQSLINQSAIQSAVTPNGGIYLMKLSFGTPPVDYMAVADTGSDLIWIQCVPCLQSQCYPQGSPPFDPQASSTYKKIPCDSDSCQALPRYQCSNDVNDCQYSYSYGDKSFTKGILSTDTLTFDDSNGQKTAFPTSIFGCGHNNQGKFRSPSAGLVGLGGGPLSLVSQISTQIDHRFSYCLVPLSASSSSKLLFGQEAIISRPGAVSTPLVSKTPQT, via the coding sequence ATGATGCATAATCCACATTTTCTTGTGCTTACTGCAATATTCTCCAGCCCGGTGGTTCAGCCAGTAATGGGAGCAAAGGGTTTCAGTGTGGAGCTTATTCATCGTGATTCGCCAATATCTCCTTTCTATAATGCTTCTCTCACCTCATCACAGATCCTAAGAAAAAATGCCCTCCATTCCATGGACCGTCTCAAACACTTCCAATCCTTGATTAATCAAAGCGCCATCCAATCTGCAGTGACTCCAAATGGAGGTATTTATCTGATGAAACTCTCCTTTGGAACCCCACCAGTTGACTACATGGCCGTTGCAGACACTGGAAGCGACCTTATATGGATACAATGTGTTCCATGTCTTCAATCTCAATGTTATCCACAAGGTTCTCCTCCTTTCGATCCTCAAGCATCTTCCACCTACAAAAAGATTCCTTGCGATTCCGATAGTTGCCAAGCTCTTCCCCGGTATCAGTGCTCCAACGACGTTAATGACTGTCAATACTCGTATAGCTATGGAGACAAGTCATTTACGAAAGGAATCCTCAGCACCGATACCTTGACTTTTGACGACTCCAATGGTCAAAAAACAGCTTTCCCAACATCCATTTTCGGTTGTGGGCACAACAATCAAGGTAAATTCAGAAGCCCAAGTGCTGGTCTTGTTGGCCTGGGAGGAGGGCCATTGTCACTTGTTTCTCAAATAAGCACTCAAATTGATCACAGATTTTCCTACTGCTTGGTTCCTCTCTCTGCGAGTTCCAGTAGTAAACTGCTGTTCGGCCAAGAAGCAATAATTTCTCGTCCTGGGGCCGTTTCCACTCCATTGGTATCCAAAACCCCTCAAACCTAA